In one window of Pseudomonas benzenivorans DNA:
- the cra gene encoding catabolite repressor/activator, giving the protein MKLSDIARLAGVSVTTASYVVNGQAAKRRISPATVQRVLEVVEAHGYRPDQQAAGLRRGQSRCLGFILPDLENPSYARLAKLLEQRARSKGYQLLIASSDDDPHSERQLLELFRSRRCDALIVASCLPQDDPVYRRLVAAGVPVIAVDRALDPTAIRSVVSDDRQAGALLTGSLLQPPPRHIALLGARGELAISQAREQGFRQALEGFGGTVSVSHGEQFSRACGYRLMRALLAGDGEMPDALVTTAYVLLEGVFDALRERHAPVGQVEPRLATFGDTQLLDFLPQRVNAISQQHAQIAERVLDWALQAIEQDHYQPGVEAIPRVLKQRQAAQ; this is encoded by the coding sequence GTGAAGCTTTCCGATATCGCCCGTCTGGCCGGAGTCTCGGTCACCACTGCCAGTTACGTGGTCAATGGCCAGGCCGCCAAGCGGCGCATCAGCCCGGCCACGGTGCAGCGGGTGCTGGAGGTGGTCGAGGCCCACGGCTATCGCCCCGACCAGCAGGCCGCCGGCCTGCGCCGCGGCCAGAGCCGCTGCCTGGGATTCATCCTGCCGGACCTGGAGAACCCCAGTTACGCGCGCCTGGCCAAGCTGCTCGAACAGCGCGCACGCAGCAAAGGCTACCAACTGCTGATCGCCAGCTCCGATGACGACCCGCACAGCGAGCGCCAGTTGCTCGAACTGTTCCGCTCGCGGCGCTGCGATGCCCTGATAGTCGCCAGCTGCCTGCCCCAGGACGACCCGGTCTACCGCCGCCTGGTCGCCGCCGGAGTGCCGGTGATCGCCGTCGACCGCGCCCTCGACCCGACCGCCATCCGCTCGGTGGTCAGCGACGACCGCCAGGCCGGCGCCCTGCTCACCGGCAGTCTGCTGCAACCGCCGCCGCGGCATATCGCCCTGCTCGGCGCGCGCGGCGAACTGGCGATCAGCCAGGCCCGCGAGCAGGGCTTCCGCCAGGCCCTCGAGGGCTTCGGCGGCACCGTCAGCGTCAGCCATGGCGAGCAGTTCAGCCGCGCCTGCGGCTACCGGCTGATGCGCGCCCTGCTGGCGGGGGACGGCGAGATGCCGGATGCATTGGTCACCACCGCCTACGTCCTGCTCGAAGGGGTGTTCGACGCCCTGCGCGAGCGGCACGCCCCAGTCGGTCAGGTCGAACCGCGCCTGGCGACCTTCGGCGACACCCAGCTGCTGGACTTCCTGCCGCAACGGGTCAATGCGATTTCCCAGCAGCACGCACAGATTGCCGAGCGGGTGCTGGACTGGGCGCTGCAGGCGATCGAGCAGGACCACTATCAGCCCGGCGTGGAAGCCATTCCGCGGGTGCTCAAGCAGCGCCAGGCAGCACAGTAG
- a CDS encoding TatD family hydrolase, whose protein sequence is MRLIDTHTHLDFPDFDADRDALLARCRARGVERLVVLGVYRDNWQRLWDLVQGDSRLHAAFGLHPAYLDAHRPEHLDELRAWLQRLAGHRQLCAVGEFGLDYFLEHLDRPRQQALFEAQLGLAAEFELPALLHVRRAHAPTIATLKRFQLKRGGIIHAFAGSYEEAREYLKLGFRLGLGGAPTWPQAKRLRKVLGQLPAEALVLETDSPDMAPAMHPNQRNSPEYLPDICAELAPLVGLSPDELAATSSRNACELFAWPS, encoded by the coding sequence ATGCGCCTGATCGACACCCACACCCACCTGGACTTCCCCGACTTCGACGCCGACCGCGACGCGCTGCTGGCGCGCTGCCGCGCCCGGGGCGTGGAGCGCCTGGTGGTGCTCGGCGTGTACCGGGACAACTGGCAACGCCTGTGGGACCTGGTGCAGGGCGACAGCCGGCTGCACGCCGCCTTCGGCCTGCACCCGGCCTACCTCGACGCGCACCGCCCCGAGCATCTGGACGAACTGCGCGCCTGGCTGCAGCGCCTGGCCGGTCACCGGCAACTCTGCGCGGTCGGCGAATTCGGCCTGGACTACTTCCTCGAGCACCTCGACCGCCCGCGCCAGCAGGCGCTGTTCGAGGCGCAACTCGGCCTGGCCGCCGAGTTCGAGTTGCCGGCCCTGCTCCACGTACGCCGCGCCCACGCACCGACCATCGCCACCCTCAAGCGCTTCCAGCTCAAGCGCGGCGGCATCATCCATGCCTTCGCCGGCAGCTACGAGGAAGCCCGCGAGTACCTCAAGCTGGGCTTCAGGCTCGGCCTCGGCGGCGCGCCGACCTGGCCCCAGGCCAAGCGCCTGCGCAAGGTCCTGGGACAGCTGCCGGCCGAAGCCCTGGTGCTGGAGACCGACTCGCCGGACATGGCGCCGGCCATGCACCCCAACCAGCGCAACAGCCCGGAATATTTGCCCGACATCTGTGCCGAGCTGGCCCCGCTCGTGGGCCTGAGCCCAGACGAACTGGCCGCCACCAGCAGTCGTAACGCCTGCGAGCTGTTCGCCTGGCCCTCCTGA
- a CDS encoding PTS fructose-like transporter subunit IIB has product MNLLIVTACPNGMVTSVLCSRLLEAAAQRLGWSTRVEVHDPKAIGSPLSAEDIAAADLVVVVKTGELPLQRFVGKRLVQSTPAAALADPQTFLRDAAEQAAPLAAADAGPNAAGAAAARPRLVAVTACPTGVAHTFMAAEALQQAAAQLGYELQVETRGSVGARNVLSEDDIAAADAVLLAADIEVDTARFAGKRVLRCGTGVALKQPQQTLRRALDEAAPLAPAQTERVQGSKPAAQAGPYKHLLTGVSYMLPMVVAGGLLIALSFVFGIEAFKEEGSLAATLMQIGGDAAFKLMVPVLAGYIAYSIADRPGLAPGMIGGLLASSLGAGFIGGIIAGFLAGYAARALNRWLQLPASVEALKPILLIPLLASLFTGLVMIYLVGQPVAGLLQGLTAFLDGMGSTNAILLGLLLGGMMCVDLGGPINKAAYAFSVGLLASQSYAPMAATMAAGMVPPLGMAIASLLARRKFAESEREAGKAAGVLGLCFISEGAIPFAAKDPLRVIPASIAGGALTGALSMYFGCKLMAPHGGLFVLLIPNAINQAALYLLAIAAGSLLTGVSYALLKRGETAELLVAGEKA; this is encoded by the coding sequence ATGAATCTGCTGATCGTCACCGCCTGCCCCAACGGCATGGTCACCAGCGTGCTCTGCTCGCGCCTGCTGGAGGCCGCCGCCCAGCGCCTGGGCTGGTCCACCCGCGTCGAGGTGCATGACCCCAAGGCCATAGGTTCGCCGCTCAGCGCCGAGGACATCGCCGCCGCCGACCTGGTGGTGGTGGTCAAGACCGGCGAGCTGCCGCTGCAGCGCTTCGTCGGCAAGCGCCTGGTGCAGTCGACCCCGGCCGCGGCTCTGGCCGATCCGCAGACGTTCCTGCGCGACGCCGCCGAGCAGGCCGCTCCGCTGGCGGCCGCCGACGCCGGGCCGAATGCCGCGGGCGCCGCCGCGGCCCGGCCGCGGCTGGTGGCGGTGACCGCCTGCCCGACCGGCGTGGCCCACACCTTCATGGCCGCCGAGGCGCTGCAGCAGGCCGCCGCCCAGCTCGGCTACGAGCTGCAGGTGGAGACCCGCGGCTCGGTGGGCGCGCGCAACGTGCTGAGCGAGGACGACATCGCCGCCGCCGATGCGGTGCTGCTGGCCGCCGATATCGAGGTGGACACCGCACGCTTCGCCGGCAAGCGGGTGCTGCGCTGCGGCACCGGGGTGGCCCTCAAGCAGCCGCAACAGACCCTGCGCCGCGCCCTGGACGAGGCGGCTCCGCTGGCGCCGGCCCAGACGGAGCGTGTCCAGGGGAGCAAGCCGGCGGCCCAAGCTGGACCCTACAAGCACCTGCTGACCGGGGTGTCCTACATGCTGCCGATGGTGGTGGCCGGCGGCCTGCTGATCGCCCTGTCGTTCGTCTTCGGCATCGAGGCGTTCAAGGAGGAGGGCAGCCTGGCCGCGACGCTGATGCAGATCGGCGGCGATGCCGCGTTCAAGCTGATGGTGCCGGTGCTGGCGGGCTACATCGCCTATTCCATCGCCGACCGCCCGGGCCTGGCACCGGGGATGATCGGCGGCCTGCTGGCCAGCTCCCTCGGCGCCGGCTTCATCGGCGGCATCATCGCCGGTTTTCTCGCCGGCTATGCCGCCCGGGCGCTGAACCGCTGGCTGCAGTTGCCGGCCAGCGTCGAGGCGCTCAAGCCGATCCTGCTGATCCCGCTGCTGGCCAGCCTGTTCACCGGCCTGGTGATGATCTACCTGGTCGGCCAGCCGGTGGCCGGCCTGCTCCAGGGCCTGACCGCCTTCCTCGACGGCATGGGCAGCACCAATGCCATCCTCCTCGGCCTGCTGCTGGGCGGCATGATGTGCGTCGACCTCGGTGGGCCGATCAACAAGGCCGCCTACGCCTTTTCGGTCGGCCTGCTGGCCTCGCAGAGCTACGCGCCCATGGCCGCGACCATGGCCGCCGGCATGGTGCCGCCGCTCGGCATGGCCATCGCCTCGCTGCTGGCGCGGCGCAAGTTCGCCGAGAGCGAGCGCGAGGCGGGCAAGGCGGCCGGGGTGCTGGGGCTGTGCTTCATCTCCGAAGGGGCGATTCCCTTCGCCGCCAAGGACCCGTTGCGGGTGATTCCGGCGAGCATCGCCGGCGGCGCTCTGACCGGCGCGCTGTCGATGTATTTCGGCTGCAAGCTGATGGCGCCCCATGGCGGCCTGTTCGTCCTGCTGATCCCCAATGCGATCAACCAGGCGGCGCTGTACCTGCTGGCGATAGCCGCCGGCAGCCTGCTGACCGGGGTGAGCTATGCGCTGCTCAAGCGCGGCGAGACGGCAGAGTTGCTGGTGGCGGGGGAGAAGGCCTGA
- the ampE gene encoding regulatory signaling modulator protein AmpE — protein MTFLVLLLVLWVEKFSAWRHAIQQDGPWLRLLAKAERQPDFVESPWLGIVLLVVLPLAGLTLLLSLLEPLAYGWLALPVHLLVLIYSLGRGDLLAALGPFRDSWRRGDSEAAYLVARRDLALEADSEGALLQQVQGHMLWQAYQSFFAVIFWYALLGPLAALAYRLLALLGEHAEQPALRERAVHLRHAFDWLPARVLAASFALVGNFVAVNRALLHELLSWDISAAQLVINVGRVACEIPAPELGAAGVGSLDSLWQLLVRAAVLWYALFALWTLFL, from the coding sequence ATGACTTTTCTGGTGCTGTTGCTGGTGCTATGGGTCGAGAAGTTCTCGGCATGGCGCCATGCGATCCAGCAGGACGGACCCTGGCTGCGCTTGCTGGCGAAGGCCGAGCGGCAGCCGGACTTCGTCGAGAGCCCCTGGTTGGGGATCGTGCTTCTGGTGGTGCTGCCGTTGGCGGGCCTGACCCTGCTGCTGTCGCTGCTCGAGCCGCTGGCCTACGGTTGGCTGGCGCTGCCGGTGCACCTGCTGGTGCTGATCTACAGCCTAGGGCGGGGCGACTTGTTGGCGGCGCTCGGCCCTTTCCGCGACAGCTGGCGGCGCGGCGATAGCGAGGCGGCGTACCTGGTGGCCCGTCGCGATCTGGCCCTGGAGGCCGATAGCGAGGGCGCACTGCTGCAGCAGGTGCAGGGGCACATGCTCTGGCAGGCCTATCAGAGCTTCTTTGCGGTGATCTTCTGGTATGCCTTGCTCGGCCCCCTGGCGGCGTTGGCTTATCGTCTGTTGGCCCTGCTCGGCGAGCATGCCGAGCAGCCGGCCTTGCGCGAGCGGGCGGTGCATCTGCGCCATGCCTTCGACTGGTTGCCGGCGCGGGTGCTGGCGGCGAGTTTCGCCCTGGTCGGCAACTTCGTTGCGGTCAATCGGGCGTTGCTGCACGAGTTGCTGAGTTGGGATATTTCCGCCGCACAGCTGGTGATCAATGTGGGGCGCGTGGCCTGTGAGATACCGGCGCCGGAGCTCGGTGCCGCCGGGGTCGGCAGCCTGGACAGCCTCTGGCAACTGCTGGTGCGCGCCGCCGTGCTCTGGTATGCGCTATTCGCCCTGTGGACGCTGTTCCTCTAG
- the ampD gene encoding 1,6-anhydro-N-acetylmuramyl-L-alanine amidase AmpD encodes MQLDPRSGWCSGIRHCPSPNFNARPQGEVSLLVIHNISLPPGQFGTGKVQAFFQNRLSADEHPYFASIAAMQVSAHFLIERDGAITQFVSCNERAWHAGQSSFQGRENCNDFSLGIELEGTDETPYSEAQYVALPALIHALRRGYPALAPERICGHSDIAPSRKTDPGPAFDWPRLRAALKDKKEAL; translated from the coding sequence ATGCAGCTGGATCCTCGCAGTGGCTGGTGCTCGGGCATTCGCCACTGCCCCTCGCCCAACTTCAACGCACGCCCGCAGGGAGAGGTGTCCCTGCTGGTGATCCACAACATCAGCCTGCCGCCGGGCCAGTTCGGCACCGGCAAGGTCCAGGCGTTCTTCCAGAATCGCCTGTCGGCCGACGAGCATCCCTACTTTGCGAGCATCGCGGCGATGCAGGTCTCGGCGCATTTCCTGATCGAGCGCGACGGCGCCATTACCCAGTTCGTCTCCTGCAACGAGCGGGCCTGGCATGCCGGCCAGTCCAGCTTCCAGGGGCGCGAGAACTGCAACGATTTTTCCCTGGGTATCGAGCTGGAAGGCACCGACGAGACGCCCTACAGCGAGGCCCAGTATGTCGCGCTGCCGGCGTTGATCCACGCGCTGCGAAGGGGCTACCCGGCACTCGCCCCGGAGCGCATCTGTGGACACAGCGACATAGCCCCGAGCCGCAAGACCGATCCCGGTCCGGCTTTCGACTGGCCGCGGTTGCGCGCCGCGCTGAAGGATAAGAAGGAGGCGTTATGA
- a CDS encoding methyl-accepting chemotaxis protein, which yields MFNETVKKIHHLIERVGHTVTEVERQAGRVERVSGESNQAVAGQRSQIEQVATAMNQMSATAQEVARSAAAAVGSAQSVNNETVSGRALVESQVGSIRRLAGEIDQSVAVINQLASDSASISQVLDVIKGIAEQTNLLALNAAIEAARAGEQGRGFAVVADEVRNLAKRTQQSTEEIETMISKLQGGVGAAVKAMGVSHQMADGTVGESGKVQQALENILAAVGMIVDQNQQIAAAAEQQTAVAQDIDQNIVQINQAGERTAEGASQTEQSSRELSEQVSHLKQLIGAFRV from the coding sequence ATGTTCAACGAGACGGTGAAGAAGATCCATCACCTGATCGAGCGTGTCGGCCATACCGTGACCGAGGTCGAGCGCCAGGCCGGCCGTGTGGAGCGGGTTTCCGGCGAGAGCAACCAGGCGGTCGCCGGCCAGCGCAGTCAGATCGAACAGGTGGCGACGGCGATGAATCAGATGTCCGCCACCGCCCAGGAAGTGGCGCGCAGCGCCGCCGCCGCGGTGGGCAGTGCGCAAAGCGTGAATAATGAAACCGTCAGCGGCCGGGCCCTGGTCGAGTCCCAGGTCGGCAGCATCCGGCGCCTGGCGGGGGAGATCGATCAGTCGGTGGCGGTGATCAACCAGTTGGCCAGCGACAGTGCGTCGATCAGCCAGGTGTTGGATGTGATCAAGGGCATCGCCGAGCAGACCAACCTGCTGGCGCTCAATGCCGCCATCGAGGCGGCGCGGGCCGGCGAGCAGGGCCGCGGCTTCGCCGTGGTGGCCGACGAGGTGCGCAATCTGGCCAAGCGCACCCAGCAGTCCACCGAAGAGATCGAGACGATGATCAGCAAGCTGCAGGGCGGCGTCGGCGCGGCGGTCAAGGCCATGGGCGTCAGTCACCAGATGGCCGACGGCACGGTCGGCGAGTCGGGCAAGGTGCAGCAGGCGCTGGAAAACATCCTCGCCGCGGTGGGCATGATCGTCGACCAGAATCAGCAGATCGCCGCGGCGGCCGAGCAGCAGACCGCGGTGGCCCAGGATATCGACCAGAACATCGTCCAGATCAATCAGGCCGGCGAGCGCACCGCCGAGGGCGCCAGCCAGACCGAGCAGTCCAGTCGCGAGCTGTCCGAGCAGGTTTCGCACCTCAAGCAGCTGATCGGTGCCTTCCGGGTCTGA
- the pfkB gene encoding 1-phosphofructokinase — protein MARILTLTLNPALDLTVRLDALRPGAVNRSLGQSSQAAGKGLNVAQVLADLGHKVTVSGFLGAANAQPFERLFERRGFVDAFVRVPGETRSNIKLAEGDGRITDLNGPGPQIGAEQRAELLDTLEPIVAGHDAIVVAGSLPQGVGSEWFAALLRRLQAFGLPLLLDSSGAALRAGLALSPWLIKPNEQELAEACDLPTLDSAALLAAALRLHRQGVEHVLLSRGAAGVCWLGPGFALQATPPSVRVVSTVGAGDSLLAATLHGLLSGWPAERTLRLATAIGAQAVTQLEFGIHDREQLARLEAGVTVVALS, from the coding sequence ATGGCACGCATCCTGACCCTGACCCTGAATCCGGCGCTGGACCTCACCGTGCGTCTCGACGCGCTGCGACCCGGGGCGGTCAACCGCAGCCTGGGGCAGAGCAGCCAGGCCGCGGGCAAGGGGCTCAACGTCGCCCAGGTGCTCGCCGACCTCGGTCACAAGGTCACGGTCAGCGGCTTTCTCGGCGCCGCCAATGCCCAGCCCTTCGAGCGCCTGTTCGAGCGCCGTGGCTTCGTCGATGCCTTCGTCCGGGTGCCGGGGGAAACCCGCAGCAACATCAAGCTGGCCGAGGGCGACGGGCGGATTACCGACCTCAACGGCCCGGGGCCACAGATCGGCGCTGAGCAGCGGGCCGAACTGCTCGACACGCTCGAACCCATCGTTGCTGGCCACGACGCCATCGTGGTGGCCGGCAGCCTGCCCCAGGGCGTCGGCTCCGAGTGGTTCGCCGCGCTGCTGCGGCGCCTGCAGGCCTTCGGTCTGCCGCTGCTGCTCGACAGCAGCGGCGCGGCCTTGCGCGCCGGGCTGGCGCTGTCGCCCTGGCTGATCAAACCGAATGAACAGGAGCTGGCCGAGGCCTGTGACCTGCCGACCCTCGACTCGGCTGCGCTGCTGGCCGCGGCGCTGCGCCTGCACCGCCAGGGCGTCGAGCACGTGCTGTTGTCGCGTGGCGCCGCCGGGGTCTGCTGGCTCGGCCCGGGCTTCGCCCTACAGGCCACGCCACCGTCGGTCAGGGTGGTCAGCACCGTGGGCGCCGGCGATTCGCTGCTGGCCGCCACCCTGCATGGCCTGCTCAGCGGCTGGCCGGCCGAGCGCACGCTGCGCCTGGCCACGGCCATCGGCGCCCAGGCGGTGACCCAGCTCGAATTCGGTATTCACGATCGGGAACAGCTCGCGCGCCTGGAAGCGGGCGTGACCGTGGTCGCCCTGAGTTAA
- the ptsP gene encoding phosphoenolpyruvate--protein phosphotransferase, producing MLELNAKQIQMGGRAASKSAALAMLADSLVGEGLVAPGYLAGMQAREAQGSTYLGQGIAIPHGTPETRDQVYRTGVRLIQFPDGVDWGDGQRVYLAIAIAARSDEHLRLLQLLTRALGEGDLSQALREAQQPEAIVALLQGAPQELALDSQLIGLDVAAADFDELLWHGAQLLKRGACVEPGFIAGLTQRTPLPLGNGLWWIHCEQAVLRPGLAFVTPQRPLQLQGQPLRGLFCLASIGEASRQLLERLCDLLIDGRAATFSEACSSHSVLEALGGEVPAHWPSQRVTLANAHGLHARPAKALTEIAQAFAGEVRVRLVGEAGPGVSVKSLSKLLGLGARRGQELEFSAEPDIADDALPALLAAVQAGLGETVEPLPAGGMAAPTGAAPSEPPAPRAPLPGARIQAVAAAPGIAIGPALVRIAATFDYPQRGEDAATERQRLGQALEQVGADIQRLIETTSEANIREIFATHQVMLRDPALREDVDARLAEGFSAEAAWITEVEAAAQQQEALHDALLAERAADLRDIGRRVLGQLCGVEAPREPDEPYILVMEEVAPSDVACLDRQRVAGILAARGGATAHSAIIARTLGIPAVVGAGEAVLALAQGTELLLDGDHGLLRVAPDRQTLEQARREREASLKRRERAHAERLRPAVTGDGHAVEVAANIGSGGDTAEAVELGAEGVGLLRTELVFMDLPEAPDQAVQERAYRRVLDTLDGRPLVVRTLDVGGDKPLPYWPMAAESNPFLGVRGIRLSLQRPEILETQLRALLAAAEGRPLRIMFPMVGTIEEWRAARDLTLRLRQEVPVDDLQLGIMVEVPSAALLAPLLAREVDFFSIGTNDLTQYCLAIDRDHPTLSAQADGLHPAVLRLIAMTVEAAHAQGKWVGVCGELAGDMLAVPVLVGLGVDELSVSPRAIGLVKARVRELDYRHSQALAQQALALESAAAVRALIGEVH from the coding sequence ATGCTCGAATTGAATGCTAAGCAGATCCAGATGGGGGGCCGTGCGGCCAGCAAGTCGGCGGCGCTGGCGATGCTGGCCGACAGTCTGGTCGGCGAGGGGCTGGTGGCGCCCGGCTATCTTGCCGGCATGCAGGCCCGCGAGGCGCAGGGTTCGACCTACCTGGGCCAGGGCATCGCCATCCCCCATGGCACCCCGGAAACCCGCGATCAGGTCTACCGCACCGGGGTGCGCCTGATCCAGTTCCCCGATGGCGTGGACTGGGGCGATGGGCAGAGGGTCTACCTGGCCATCGCCATCGCCGCCCGCTCCGACGAGCACCTGCGCCTGCTGCAGCTGCTCACCCGCGCCCTCGGCGAGGGCGATCTCAGCCAGGCGCTGCGCGAGGCGCAGCAGCCCGAGGCGATAGTCGCGCTGCTGCAGGGCGCGCCCCAGGAGCTGGCCCTGGACAGCCAGCTGATCGGCCTGGACGTGGCCGCCGCCGACTTCGACGAGCTGCTCTGGCATGGCGCCCAGCTGCTCAAGCGCGGCGCCTGTGTCGAGCCTGGCTTTATCGCCGGCCTGACCCAGCGCACGCCCTTGCCGTTGGGCAACGGGCTCTGGTGGATCCACTGCGAGCAGGCCGTGCTGCGTCCCGGGCTGGCCTTCGTCACGCCGCAGCGGCCGCTGCAGTTGCAGGGGCAGCCGCTGAGAGGGTTGTTCTGCCTGGCCAGCATCGGCGAAGCCTCGCGGCAGCTGCTCGAGCGCCTCTGCGACCTGCTGATCGACGGCCGCGCGGCGACCTTCAGCGAGGCCTGCTCCAGTCACAGCGTGCTCGAGGCGCTGGGCGGCGAGGTGCCGGCGCACTGGCCCAGCCAGCGCGTCACCCTGGCCAACGCCCATGGCCTGCATGCCCGCCCGGCCAAGGCGCTGACCGAGATCGCCCAGGCCTTCGCCGGCGAAGTACGGGTGCGCCTGGTCGGTGAGGCCGGCCCCGGCGTCTCGGTGAAGAGCCTGAGCAAGCTGCTCGGCCTGGGCGCGCGACGCGGCCAGGAGCTGGAGTTCAGCGCCGAGCCGGATATCGCCGACGATGCCCTGCCGGCCTTGCTGGCGGCCGTGCAGGCGGGCCTCGGCGAAACCGTCGAGCCGTTGCCGGCTGGCGGCATGGCGGCGCCGACGGGCGCCGCGCCGAGTGAGCCGCCGGCGCCGCGGGCGCCCTTGCCCGGGGCGCGGATCCAGGCGGTCGCGGCCGCTCCGGGGATCGCCATAGGGCCGGCGCTGGTGCGCATCGCCGCGACCTTCGACTATCCGCAGCGCGGCGAGGATGCGGCCACCGAGCGCCAGCGCCTGGGGCAGGCGCTGGAGCAGGTCGGCGCGGATATCCAGCGGCTGATCGAGACGACCAGCGAGGCGAATATCCGCGAGATCTTCGCCACCCACCAGGTCATGCTGCGCGACCCGGCCCTGCGCGAGGACGTCGACGCCCGGCTGGCCGAGGGCTTCAGCGCCGAGGCCGCGTGGATCACCGAGGTCGAGGCGGCGGCGCAGCAGCAGGAGGCCCTGCACGATGCCTTGCTGGCCGAGCGCGCCGCCGACCTGCGCGACATCGGCCGGCGGGTGCTGGGGCAGCTGTGCGGTGTCGAAGCGCCGCGCGAGCCCGATGAACCCTACATCCTGGTGATGGAGGAGGTGGCGCCCTCGGATGTCGCCTGCCTCGATCGCCAGCGGGTCGCCGGCATCCTCGCCGCCCGCGGCGGCGCCACCGCCCACAGCGCGATCATCGCGCGGACCCTGGGCATTCCCGCGGTGGTCGGCGCCGGCGAGGCGGTGCTGGCCCTGGCCCAGGGCACCGAGCTGCTGCTCGATGGCGACCACGGCCTGCTGCGCGTGGCGCCCGACCGGCAGACCCTGGAGCAGGCCCGGCGCGAGCGCGAGGCCAGCCTGAAGCGGCGCGAGCGCGCCCATGCCGAGCGCCTGCGCCCGGCCGTGACCGGCGACGGCCACGCGGTCGAGGTGGCGGCGAATATCGGCTCCGGCGGCGATACCGCCGAGGCGGTCGAGTTGGGGGCCGAAGGCGTCGGCCTGCTGCGTACCGAACTGGTGTTCATGGACCTGCCCGAGGCGCCGGACCAGGCCGTCCAGGAGCGGGCGTATCGCCGCGTGCTCGACACCCTCGACGGCCGGCCGCTGGTGGTGCGTACTCTGGATGTCGGCGGCGACAAGCCCTTGCCCTACTGGCCCATGGCGGCGGAGAGCAACCCCTTTCTCGGCGTGCGCGGCATCCGCCTGAGCCTGCAGCGCCCGGAGATCCTCGAGACGCAGTTGCGCGCCTTGCTGGCGGCGGCCGAGGGCCGACCGCTGCGGATCATGTTTCCCATGGTCGGCACCATCGAGGAGTGGCGCGCGGCGCGCGACCTGACCCTGCGTCTGCGCCAGGAAGTTCCGGTGGACGATCTGCAGCTGGGGATCATGGTCGAAGTGCCTTCGGCGGCTTTGCTGGCGCCCTTGCTGGCGCGCGAGGTGGACTTCTTCAGCATCGGCACCAACGACCTGACCCAGTACTGCCTGGCCATCGACCGCGACCATCCGACCCTGTCGGCCCAGGCCGATGGCCTGCACCCGGCGGTGCTGCGCCTGATCGCCATGACGGTCGAGGCCGCCCACGCCCAGGGCAAGTGGGTCGGCGTCTGCGGCGAGCTGGCCGGCGACATGCTCGCCGTGCCGGTGTTGGTCGGCCTGGGAGTGGATGAGCTGAGCGTCTCGCCACGGGCCATCGGCCTGGTCAAGGCGCGGGTGCGCGAGCTGGACTACCGCCACAGCCAGGCCCTGGCGCAGCAGGCCTTGGCCCTGGAAAGCGCCGCGGCGGTGCGCGCGTTGATCGGGGAGGTTCACTGA